The sequence below is a genomic window from Mercenaria mercenaria strain notata unplaced genomic scaffold, MADL_Memer_1 contig_5097, whole genome shotgun sequence.
agtctgcgcttttaacatatggatgatatctcccgataaaattgaatatcattagagtgttagacttgtaggcctacataaaattgtaaaactgacggtgatcaggcacgcgtaaaggtgtgaatttgtaaagaaaaagaaaaacattttttaaagtaaatgagcgtattgaTGCGGTAAtttctcacgtccctggtagtttatggcctataaatttctgttgacgacggtattaagagtcatttgtcataggtgttaaaaaacgttaaaatgatacaaaatatcccaagtgtatttaataacacaagtattttttttttttatttatttttatactttttttttaacttttaaacgccgtagcctgtgcgggatgtcgatcctgcgctaatagaaaatctggaaattactctgataatatgcatatctgccataaaccatgctaacttttacattgtttaacaattacagactgatattgcaaatcttggttttaaaaatgtgtcataaatttatttcaacatcattaaattcacgggagtcggtcacctggtttcaatacctgcaatatgatacaatatgcaataaaactcaaacatgcgtgaaggtgtgatttccttcggatagccacatcgtcctctctattctttttataactaaagtattttacttcattcgatcacacgcagtcattttataccgaatatagaacataaaggagacttacataacagactgaattgccacacacttaccacatttcaccatatcgcttttcttttcatcatattgaaaaagcgcaattctttttaccgacgtaagcatatctcttgacatgaccaagattaaaaataaaacaaaaataagcagaattaaaagacgaacttacagatcttttatacttatataattgtttaatgttttatagtgagataaatagtatgaataactaataaaattcctcaaaatgtgaacgaaattttacattttgtaggtgtgcaagatgtgtgtcctgcgctaatagaagtctgaaaattactccaataacttgaatatcttttataaaccattttaacttttacttcgtttttcgattacaatctaaaaatgtagcttttgaaaatctgaatataatgtttcatccgtagcctgcgcgggatgttgttcctgtgctaatagcaatttctgaactgacgttgatatttgcaacatatttcaattctaaaagatactatttatgtaacttcataaaaatgttttcggagtagaaaaaaaatagaaagaagtgtGATTTCCGTCaaaacgagaacgaaatattacatttgttatctgtgcaagatgtgtttgccctgcgctaataaaaaatctggaaataatcctgataactatgatatctttcataaaccatgctaactttatcattgttttatgattacaggctgaaattgtagcttttgccaaatgaatattttgttacatctgtatcctgcgcgggatgtcggtcctgcgctaatagcaaatcctgaaatgacgtcgatatttcaaacatatttcaattctaaaagataccatttatgtaacttcttaaaaaatgttttcagagtagaaaataattagaaagaaaaggggttttcgtcataacgagaacgaaatattacatttgttatctgcgcaagagtttaagttaacatagtttaagagaaacattcaagttatcagagtaatttccagatttattattagcgcagacacacatcttgcgcggataaaaaatgtaatatttcgttctcgttatgacagaaatcactctttttctattcatttttctacagtattcatttgaaagttacataaatagtatgttttatgaatgaaatatgtctgaaatacagtgtaatttcaaactttgctattagcgcaggaccgacctgccacgcaagttacaggtgtaacattatagatccattttgatttgtaaaataaccctatagttttagtctgtaatcgtaaatcaaagtaaaagttaatatgatttattaaagatattcaagttatcagagtaatttccagatttattattagcgcagacacacatcttgcgcggataaaaaatgtaatatttcgttctcgttatgacagaaatcactctttttctattcatttttctacagtattcatttgaaagttacataaatattatgttttatgaatgaaatatgtttgaaatacagtgtaatttcaaactttgctattagagCAGGACCGACCTGCCAAGCAAGTTACAGGgataacattatagatccattttgatttgtaaaaaaaacctaTAGTTTTGTCTGTAATCgtaatcaaagtaaaagttaatatgatttataaaagatattcaagttatcagagtaatttccagatttattattagcgcagacacacatcttgcgcggataaaaaatgtaatatttcgttctcgttatgacagaaatcactctttttctattcatttttctacagtattcatttgaaagttacataaatagtatgttttatgaatgaaatatatctgaaatacagtgtaatttcaaactttgctattagcgcaggaccgacctcccacgtaagttacaggtgtaacattatagatcgatttagatttgtaaaaaaactctatagttttagtctgtaatcaaaggcctactctttattcaatcgattttgtactataaaataataataataataataataataataataataatatagataagatctgtaagaattttcttttaattctgtgacttttttatttcatcttttatcttagacatgttgagagatatgctcccgttggtagaaagaatattattgggaaatttcaagatatttcaatataataaaaacgatattttgctaagtgtgtgctcgggtgaagtagaaaattataaaaatagcctaaaacataccaggggacgacgtgtgcaagctggaggaaatcacaccttcacgcatgtttgggttttattgcatcttgtataagattggaggtattgaaacctggtgaacgactgccgtgaatttactgatgtagaaacaaatttatgacacctaatttaagtaccgagatattcagcgtttgacatctatatttattaataaattgaccaactgcatgatttatcaaacacgaaatgcaaatttctgatatataaagttacatttgttatttgcgctgcgcatttggtaaatcgggcaggttaaatttatcctgcgcaacgattggtaaatcgttgcgcatataaccaacgtacaaaaatttgttatatgcgctgcgcgtttggtaaatagcgcagattggttatttgcgctcaacagtAACACTTGAACTGATCCATCATTGAGGACACAAggtttactgaaataaaatattatgagacAGGTGTATAACCAGTACgcagagatagatagatagatagataaatctCATTGTCCAGTTAATTTTTCTCAATACCTAATTTTCgcgactgacagacagacgacagacagacagataaaaaGATCTTCTTATCTCATTGTCTATTAATCTTTCCCAATACCTACTTTTCgtaattaaaatacatttcatacataCCTTTGGCATAAAGTCCTTTTTGTACAGATGGTCAATCTTGAAAGATGGTTCTATCTCAATGCCATGTCTGTAATGAAAAGGGAcacaatcaaaatacatgtacatagatacAATCGATAGAAATGCTAAATCGGAAAAATTGATACCAAATTTGACCCTTTGGAGGGGACTGTAACTAATGTTGAAATGCATTGTAGCGCGATCCACTTGCACTTTTCACTTACTTTATGTATTTGATTCtacttgtatattttgaaataaaaataagattcaataaaatatcattatagaTATCTATATAGACTTGGGACTATATGATCGATTTCAGCcctgaaaatattaaatgaaacaatCCCAAGCCTGTATTTGTCTctgtaaaagaataataaaacatGCATCAAGGGCAGTATCCAGGACATGTGCAGTATCCACCATATTACTCGTGCAGTATCCAGTTTGTGCCACCAAGTGCAGAAAACCTGTCATTTTGGAGAAAAGTACCAAGGCAAATGCATTCATCTTTGCGAGTAAATATTCTAATATTGTTCCACTACATAGGCCTATTCACGAAATCTAAATTTTCGCTAGGGTCTGTAAGTATTTTTAATTGATTGAGCTGTTGATTTTTGGACACGTTTTTCAAGTTTTATATGTGATCCGACTTTGGTgatgagaaaaaaatacatctCCGTGTAGAGGAAGGACCACTGCATAGGGGCCTACATACCTGTTCATCGTTTTACTCGTGTGGCTACGAAATGAATAAAACAGACTCAAAATAACGTACATCTCATCATTTGTCATTTTCGCCGCAACTTAACACGTTAGCAACCAGCATAACACGTCTTTTCCCGGTACACGGGGTGTtacatagagaataataggttagtgccgtagatgagaaagtttatctggcgaggtggagggggttatcgggtgagccgaaggtgaacctgataacgtccggagccgagccagataaactttctccatcttagacactaacctattattctatttatcttgtcattacttcattttccaatatttggcaatttatcttacaaaaataagtgtgtgACAAGCATTTTAATGAcatcatattcgtaatgacgtcacttatataatgaccgACTGGTCATGTGTCAattgacggtatatcaagaaagatatacggcaccctgatatcgggtcgaaaatactgcaagtgacaggataaaagaCTTTATAATCCCTgccatattttttattgtttatatttattacatatgCTGAATAAATGGTAATGATCTGTTTACACTCAGACCCTTAAATTTCATAGAAGTACTGAACTACTTTTTAGCGTATGTATGGAGAAAGGTAGTAACGGCATTTGTAACTACGTAGTTTGGCGAAAAGCagtaagtaatagttatagtatgtgtgagagtgtgttaccaggatatatcagagctaggggtacatcgagggtatttttctctgcacatatcgtcgaggccggtaggccgagacagatatgtgaagagaaaaataacgagatgtacccctagctctgatatagcctggtaacacacgagcactacatattataactgttttatcgcatagtttatcattaaaatttatatattattttcatttaaatttgtttattattatttttactattttgattccctttctgcgcctcgctgactgaaacactaaaacttcttttttagaaaatgtgttccccagataaaagtacccaacttGACACATTTCTGCAttaattggttttaaatctttgcatttcattggccagacatattgtaaaacttgttgttttgtttgtaaaaaaaatcaaagaaaaagaaacatttgagaaatctcagaatttcatatatttcatgtatttctgaatttggcaataactatcaagtttttgaaatattctagtttatttattcttttactttataaatataggtgtttgtgacaattctttctctgtgaactgtaaattggagctaaaatcatcttttctttgaaagggaaaaattatgctcccttgataggacctcaatagagaaaaagtgttccgatatatatcggaacagttttactgtgctgatatatatcggaacactttttttcttatgaaactccatagagatttccgtgttgatatatatcgcaacagttttgtaagatatcagcacagttttgtagtaataatgtgtgttactatgtataacatgctgcaaagatcaaaggaaaattgccgcactatgcgataatctACCTTATTGATTTGTCAGTAGTCATTTAATAGATTTCAAATGGAATTCACCATCAATATCGAAGTATATATTAAGAAAGAAAAGGAAGGGAGCAGTTTAATTGTATACGGGACCACCATTACCGTACAATTACGATTATGGTACGCGCACGGTTTGGGTAATCGTCTGGATCGTTGATAAAGTTGTAAACTATACTATAAAACTTTGGAGGGAACTTGATATTGATGTGTATTGTGATTGATTTTTAACCATCTGTTCCCTACACAGAGAACAACCAAACGTACTGTACGATAGCGTTTTCCACATAACGGAAATTGATTTATGCCAGGTATACTGTATCACAGTGTATACATATTAATATTGCGAGTTACAGGAAATAAATTTTAACTGTTGTAAATAGATTGCTAGTACAAGGTCATGCATGCCTAAAGATGTGGCGAATAGTGTGGatttagattgaaagaaaattgtcAAGTGGCACGTACACGACGTGGATCAAACATActgttttattaaaactgaaagaaaacatTTGTGTACAAGAGCATTACATTCATCATATTTATTGAGCAATTGACTGATTAATTGATTTAATATCTACGCGCCAAATTTAGTTTATTCACTGCGAAAGAATACGATGTTCTGCTGCCACTCTCggtgttaatgaaatattttaggtGACAGTTAATCGGAGTATGGCGACATTTGTCGGGATAGGTTGTATGTCTGGATCATCCCTAGATGGTTTGGATATTTGCTGCGTTGAGTTCACGGGTGACGTCTGCTCCGATTTGTGGGGCTATCGTATTCTGACTGCCGAGACTGTACCATATACCACAGAGTGGACTGACAGGCTTAGAGATGCTGCAAAACTTTCAGGCGCGGATCTTATTAAACTACACGTGGACTACGGGCAGTTTGTTGGGCGAACTGTTTCAGAATTTATAGAAAAGAACAATTTGGCGAACGTTCAGTTTATTTCATCACACGGACATTCAGTTTTCCACCAGCCTACTGACGGATTTACTTTTCAACTTGGTGATGGGCAGACGACATCAACGCATCTTACAGTTCCATATGTCTGCGACTTCCGATCCAAAGATGTTTGTCTTGGTGGTCAAGGGGCACCACTTGTCCCGTGCGGAGAACGTTTCTTATTTACAAACAATGAGATGTGTGTCAATTTAGGAGGAATAGCTAATATCGGTATCAAAGGACACAGCGGTTACGACGTTTCCACGTGCAATATCGTGCTGAACCGTCTTGCTTCGCAGATAAATGGCAAATTCCTTTTTGACAAAGACGGTCAGCTAGCACGGAGTGGAAGAGTTGTCAGTGAAGTACTTGAAAAACTGAATGACTTGTCATATTTCGGACAGCCGCCTCCAAAATCTCTGTGGAAAGATtacattgaaaaagaaatatatccgcTTTTAAATGTAAGTAGATACACGCTGCATCCATTTTGTgcatgaagtttcattgaaaacttTCCATGCGCAATATTAGGTtctcaaaatacatttcaaaggAAATAGAATTTCCGTCATGGATATATCGGTTTAAAATTATTACAGAATTTTCATGACTATAACTGAGTATGGACAACTTTTATTCTTTATATAACAGGGTAGCAAAGTCACGTGACTTCGGTATTGCGATTCTGGTAACACTTTTGCTTATAATCATCTAATTATTTGACGGGTTTTAATACTACGACAAAAAGGCGTCGAAGACAATAGGAGTGCTTTCCTTGTCATAAAAACGTCCAGACATTCTCAATACTTTCCTCAAACACTTCGCtttttttttcactgaccaaatgtGTAAGCAACGGGCACACTGGACTTTTGGTGAAgtatttgaagaaaatattggAATGTGTGGCAGACGCTCGTTTTCCTATCTTCGACACTTTTTGTCGAAGTAttaaaatccgtcaagtaatctatctatctatctatctctggATACTGCCAACCCCTCTCGCGAGAGTTATAGGCAGGAAATAAGTGCACGTATAAGATAAAAGCAAAAATGTTATCTAAACCCCGTGTGTACGATACCGAAAAGTCACATGGGTTGTCCACTCTGTATCATATACGTTTTGTATTGATTTGGTGACAGCTTAAAAGtcaattaatatataatttttcttcGCTAACATATGTTGTTTTCATTTGTCTGATATGAAAAGAATCCACAAATTGTTACTCATAATTATAGATGTATTGTTAACTTTCAGAGGGAGCAGTACAAAATAGAAGATTTGTTGCGCACATGCACAGAACACGTGGCATTAAAGGTTGCGGAAGCATGCATTGATGCCAAAGAGCTAATGCCCGACACCGTCAATACCCCTAGCGTTCTTTTTACCGGGGGAGGGGCGCTGAATAAATTCCTTATTGAATTAATCATAGAAAAATTGGACGGTCAAGGGTTTGAAGTGGAACAAGCAGATGAGGATACGATCAATTTCAAAGAGGCGTTGATTTTCGCTTTCCTGGGATTAAGGTGCTTGCTTGGCGAGGAAAATGTATTCCGAGAAATAACAGGTTCATCAAGTGATACAATTTCCGGCAGTATTCATAGACCGCTGCCAGTTGGCACTGTCAAACCGATCAGTCTGTTGAGTGCGAGATAACTGTGCAGTTTACACGTGATTGTTTACCTTGACACAAATAACTTTGCTGTTTACATTATCAATCTTGTCTGCAGTAGGTGAAACAACAGTAAAATTTACGAACAGAAATATTTCACTAGATAGATTTAAAGAGAAAATCGTTAGTTAATAAAGTTGGTTCTCTATTACATGTGTACCCCGAGGTGTATGTTTTTGCGGTCCAGGAGTCATTTCGACAAATTACTCGAAGATAAGCATAAGGTTGGTTTGAGGTTTCTTGATAAATGCCCGGGAATAATGACCTGTAGTAGGCCTACATACGAGTCAGTAGCCacattgtgttttttgttttaaattaaactaCCTCATTTCAAACGAGTAATTATTCTTTCTAAGTTTGACATGAAAAgttctaaaatatgaaaatagtgTATGAAAATAATGTAGGGGATTTTTGCTAAGAAAATTACTGCAGTTGTTCTTTTTCACTGGACATGCGGCTATTATTAGAAGGTTATCTGTCCATACTGTACTGCTGATAAAACCTGATAAAACAAAGAGCTTTAATTGAGTCAGAAATTGTCTTGTATAATTCAGTATGTCCAcgcatcgatgtgggttcgaaacctcacttgaaGTGTAGAATAgttgaagccatccagctgggcTTACATAGTCAAGTTCCGTAGTTCTACCCCGGTGTCCATCCGTGACGAAATAATGATCGGAGAGGCACATCAAAAGCATTgatgcaacaaagcaaaaaaaaaagtatattattaGATAAGGCATGTTGTAAACAGATAATCATTAGATGTAAAACTGTTCCAGTTTATGAACAAATACCAAGGCTACAATAGTGCACTGCTTTTCGGACTGTAAATATGTAAACATAACTGATACAGTTTGCAAATTCATCAAATTCTGCTGTATTCCAATGGTGTGCATTCATCTGTCAAAAGAATATCATTATGCCTATACATGTAACAATTATCACCAGACATGTTGAGACGCACGTATTTATAAATGCGACTAATTACAAAAACAAGAGGCCCACTaatgccctgtatcgctcacctgacctagttatGACCTGAactgatgaaaacaaacattctgaccttgCTTAAAGATATAGTGGACCCAATTTGAACAATTACTTCATTGTATCACTATGTATGTAATTATAAAATTTGCATGTTCAGTATTGTGTCTTAGGTTTAAAATACTTAACACATGTAAAGccaaacacagtataaatgtgtgcTACTGATAGAAAATGGAAGTTTTTTAACAACTGCCTGTTATGAATGAATGGTTTTTAAATGTGAATGAAGATTTACAAACAcagtttatttacatattttgttagcTTTAATTCTCTACATTTAAAGTTAGTCTCTAAAAAATAAACTATTctagttaaatattttcaacGAATATCTTTaatatacaagaggaccatgtgggtcctgaatcgctcacctgtccccacatgacccagttttgaactgaatatgacattgttttttctattatttgacacagtgacctagtttttgagctcatgtgacccagttttgatcctgacctagatatcatcaagataaaaattctgaccaattttcatgaagatccattgaaaaatatggcctctagagaggtcacaaggttttttattatttgacctactgacctagttattgatggcacgtgacccagtttcaaacttgacctagatatcatcaaggtgaacattctgaccaattttcatgaagatccattcaaaagtatggcctccagacaggtcacaaggtttttctatttttagacctaatgacctagtttttgaccgcagctgacccagtttcaaacttgacctagatatcatcaagatgaacattcagaccaactttcatacagatcccatgaaaaatatggcctctagagaggtcacaaggttcttttattatttgatctactgacctagttattgacggcacatgacccagtttcgaacttgacctagatatcatccaggccAACATTCtgactgattttcatgaagatccattcaaaagtatggcctctagagaggtcacaaggtttttctatttttagacctactgacctagtttttgactacagttgacccagtttcgaacttgacctagatatcatcaagatgaacattcaaaccaactttcatacagatcccatgaaaaatatggcctctagagaggtcacaaggtttttgtattatttgacctactgacctagttattgatggcacgtgacccagttttaaacttgacctagatatcatcaagatgaacattctgaccaattttcatgaagatccattcacaagtatggcctctagagaggtcataagatttttctatttttagacctactgacctagtttttgaagcagttgacccagtttcgaacttgactaagatatcatcaagatgaacattcagaccagtattcatacagatcccatgaaaaatatggcctctagagaggtcacaaggtttttttattatttgacctactgacctagtttttgatggcacatgacccagtttcgaacttgacctagatatcatcaagataaatattctgaccaactttcatgaagatccattgaaaagtatggcctctagggaggtcacaacgtttttctatttttagacctactgacctagttttggaccgcagttgacccagtttcgaacttgacctagatatcatcaagatgaacattctgaccaactttaataaagatcccatgaaaaatgtgacctctagagtggtcacaagcaaaagtttacgcacggacgacggacactgcgcgatcacaaaagctcaccttgtcacaaagttacatgtgagctaaaaacaggtagaattgttaacaaggtttttcaatgattttacctAGGTACCTCATTTTGTAACCTAGATGACCAGAAGATTCATGAAGGTAAGGCCAAAATTGTGTCCTCCATTGTGTTAATAGCCCAACTGTTGACTACAGACAACAATGGACAAGGGGATCACAGTAGCTCTTCATGAGCACTTCATACTCGGGTGAGCAAAGAAACAGTCAAGAACTCCAAGAGTGCTACTGTGCAGCAAAACATTTAGTTTTGACATAATTATTAGATGATGTGAAAATATCCATCATCTGTAAAGGAAATAAGTGTGGGGGTTTGAATTTTGAATGTGATCACTAATTAGATGCATCATTGTAAAGATAATTATAAATGcaaaattcataatcaaatgaTGAGCATCAAATATTCTCTCTGAAAATTATTGCTTATTAATAATTCTAGGGAGAACTGAGAACTGCTTTAAATAGCAATCTATTTTAAAATTGACCACATACATAatacttcttttttctttgttgtcatCCTAAATTTACCTCTCCCAGACATGTAAGCAGAAAGACAATTTTACTCAAACTCCCCTATATATAAAGGCGGTTTTGAATCTGGAAATGATCCCAGTTGTTTTAAGAGTCAGGTGGTTTTTGTTCACAGGTGTTCTCTGTTCACATGTGGTCTCTGTTCGCATGGGGTATCTGTTTACAGGTGTTTTTTGTTAACAGGGGGTCTCTGTTCACAGCTGGTTTTTGTTAATAGGTCTTTGTTAACAGGaggtctctgttcacaggtggtctttgttAACAGGTGGTTTTTGTTAACa
It includes:
- the LOC128554531 gene encoding anhydro-N-acetylmuramic acid kinase-like, giving the protein MATFVGIGCMSGSSLDGLDICCVEFTGDVCSDLWGYRILTAETVPYTTEWTDRLRDAAKLSGADLIKLHVDYGQFVGRTVSEFIEKNNLANVQFISSHGHSVFHQPTDGFTFQLGDGQTTSTHLTVPYVCDFRSKDVCLGGQGAPLVPCGERFLFTNNEMCVNLGGIANIGIKGHSGYDVSTCNIVLNRLASQINGKFLFDKDGQLARSGRVVSEVLEKLNDLSYFGQPPPKSLWKDYIEKEIYPLLNREQYKIEDLLRTCTEHVALKVAEACIDAKELMPDTVNTPSVLFTGGGALNKFLIELIIEKLDGQGFEVEQADEDTINFKEALIFAFLGLRCLLGEENVFREITGSSSDTISGSIHRPLPVGTVKPISLLSAR